CGAGTAGCCGGCCGGATCGAAGACGAACTCGTCCACCTCGAACCCCTCGAGCGCGCGCCGCAGCCCGAGCTGCTGGGCCAGCGTGCCGCTGGGCGGCCGCCGCGAGGCGAGGAACGTCTCGGCGCAGCGCTCGTCGATCCCGTGCATGAGCACCTCGAGCGTGCGGTCCTCCTGCACCGGCTGGTAGCCGCGCGTGGTGTGGAAGAGCCGCACCGCGTGCTCGTGCTCGACGCCGAAGCGGAGCGCGCGTCCGTCGAGCCGCTCGGCCAGGTGGCGCGCGTCCTCGAAGAAGCTCGACGCCTGCTCGTGCGGGAAGTGCTCGTTCTTGCGCTCGTAGATGAGCACCGCGATCGCCTCGTCCGGGATCGCCTCGAGCATCACGTCCACGCCCCGGACGAGCTGCGTCCGCCCGCAGGTGATCATGGTCACGAACGACTCGTAGACGAAGAGGCTGCTCTCGCTGAGGAGGTAGGCGTCGAAGACGTCGTTGCTCCGCTTGCTGACGACCTCCGCCCCCGACGCGTTGACGACCCGGTGCCAGAACGCCTCCCCGAGGCGGCGCAGCGACGGGTGGTCGTCCACCACGGTCAGCTCCACCTTCTTCTCGGGCCCCTCGAAGAAGGCCGGCGGCTTGAGCTGGCTCATCGGGGCTCCGCGTGCGTCGGCTCGAGCGTCGGCGACTCGGCGATGTAGACCACCTCCGCGTCCTCCGGCACGGGCAGGTCGTCGCGCGGGTTGATGGTCTGGGCGCGGGTCACGGGATCTCGAAGGCCGATCACGAGCGCGTCGTGGCGCGCTTTGACCGCGCGCGCCAGCTCTCCGAACGTGAGCGGGATCGGGAGCCCATCCGGCTGCGCGCCGACGTAGAAGCTCGCCGCGCCCGACGCCACGATCTGGCTCGTGAGATCGCCGACGCCCGGGTAGGCGACGGTGTGGGTCAACATCGCGAAGCCGAGGCGCTGCGACTCGATCACCTCGTCCGCCCCCGCCGTGCGCGCGTGGCCGACGTTCTCGCTGTCGAGGATCTCCGCGACGATGTGGAGCGGCCGCTCCCGGGTGGCCGCCTCCTTCTGGAGCTCGAGGTGGGCCCGGATGGTGAACACGGTCAGGATGGTGGCCGCGTCCGCGAGCTGCGGCGTGACGGTGCGGGAGCCGACCACGATCGCGCTCCGGGCGTGCGTCATGCGCACCTTGCCCAGCTCGCTCTGCTTGGTCGGGTCACCGTGCACCCACATGAGCTCCGGCGGCACCTCGCGCGGGCGCGGCTGGCGGCTGAAGAGCACCACCTTGGTCTCCTCCAGATCGATCTCGGCCTGGAGGCTCTCGAGCAGGAGCTGCCGCCCCTCTTCGTACCCGCACACCACCACGTGATTGACGTAACTGCTCATTCGGAACTGCTCCTCACGGATGGACAAGACCGCGTTCAGGAGGCTGTGGCCCACGATGCCGGCGAAGAGCGCGAGGGTGAACATGCCGCCCACCATCAGCACCGCGCCCCACGCGCGGCCGATCTCGCCGACCGGCGCGTAGTCTCCGTAGCCCACCGTGGTCAGGGTGACGAGGGCCCACCAGATGCCCTCTCCCATCGAGCTGACCTGCGCCCCCGGCTCGTCGCGCTCCAGCAGGTAGAGGGTGATGCCGCCCAGCACGGTCTCGACGCCGAGCACCCCGAAGGCGAACGAGAAGAGCAGCCGGTCGGTCTCGAACGCGCTGATCAGGCCCGCGAACGGGTTGCCGTAGCGAAAGACGCGCGCGGTGCGCAGGAGCCGCAGCAAGCGCAGGACCCGCAGCCCGCGCAGGGCCGGCACCACCGCGACGATGGTGATCAGATCGATGATCTGCATCGGCTTGAGCAGGAACGAGAGCCGGGCCAGCACGTGCGTGCGGAGCGTGCCGAGCGGCGCGCGGGCGAAGACCTCGAGCGCGGGGGGCCGGAAGGTCAGCACCCGGAGCGTCAGCTCGATGCCGAAGAGCGCGAGGATGACGAAGTCGATCGCCCTCAGCGTGATGCGCTCCCCTCGACCCACCACGAACGGCTCGATCACGAGCAGCACCACCGAGAGCACGATGAGCAGCCAGACGGTGCGGTCGACCGCGCGATACTGGGGCGTGCTCGGCCGATGAAAGGCCGCGTGGA
The Sandaracinaceae bacterium genome window above contains:
- a CDS encoding ion transporter, with amino-acid sequence MPRRAPEGLWDRLHAAFHRPSTPQYRAVDRTVWLLIVLSVVLLVIEPFVVGRGERITLRAIDFVILALFGIELTLRVLTFRPPALEVFARAPLGTLRTHVLARLSFLLKPMQIIDLITIVAVVPALRGLRVLRLLRLLRTARVFRYGNPFAGLISAFETDRLLFSFAFGVLGVETVLGGITLYLLERDEPGAQVSSMGEGIWWALVTLTTVGYGDYAPVGEIGRAWGAVLMVGGMFTLALFAGIVGHSLLNAVLSIREEQFRMSSYVNHVVVCGYEEGRQLLLESLQAEIDLEETKVVLFSRQPRPREVPPELMWVHGDPTKQSELGKVRMTHARSAIVVGSRTVTPQLADAATILTVFTIRAHLELQKEAATRERPLHIVAEILDSENVGHARTAGADEVIESQRLGFAMLTHTVAYPGVGDLTSQIVASGAASFYVGAQPDGLPIPLTFGELARAVKARHDALVIGLRDPVTRAQTINPRDDLPVPEDAEVVYIAESPTLEPTHAEPR